In one Limosilactobacillus oris genomic region, the following are encoded:
- a CDS encoding ABC-F family ATP-binding cassette domain-containing protein, producing MAVLDVEGLTMSYADKKLYEDASFQLEKHEHMGIVGQNGAGKSTLIKILIGKVLPVEGAVKWQKGVKIGYLDQYVDIPKGMTLIQFLHTAFADLYELNDRMNKLYEDYATKMDDSLLARAGRIQEQLDANNFYDIETEIERVMNGLGLTEIGKDHVVSEMSGGQRSKIILAKMLLENPDVILLDEPTNYLDTAHIEWLIDYLNQYQGAAMIISHDYDFLERVTNTVCDVSFGKITKYRGSFQQAMRQKEERKEAQEREYEKQQVVIEKAERFIRKNKAGSKSTMAKSREKMLARMKKIDPPADNLKATFHFPYENTGSANALRVNELSVGYGRPLLAPVTFSMTMGEKLLFTGFNGVGKSTLIKSILKKIPALAGKASFSPSAKINYFDQDLEWDDPQLTPLQTIQNMFPTMQPRTIRTKLARAGINAANTMKPLHLLSGGEQTKVKLAILELTPCNFLIMDEPTNHLDDETKEGLKKALQEFPGNLILVSHEESFYTGWLDKILNVEKLSLKN from the coding sequence ATGGCAGTTTTAGATGTCGAAGGGCTGACGATGAGTTATGCCGATAAAAAACTCTATGAAGACGCCAGCTTCCAGTTGGAAAAACACGAACACATGGGGATTGTTGGCCAAAACGGGGCCGGCAAGTCAACCCTGATTAAAATTTTGATTGGTAAGGTCCTCCCGGTCGAGGGGGCGGTCAAGTGGCAAAAGGGAGTCAAGATTGGCTACCTGGACCAGTACGTGGATATTCCCAAGGGGATGACCCTGATTCAGTTTCTCCACACGGCCTTTGCCGACCTATACGAATTGAATGACCGGATGAATAAACTATATGAGGACTACGCTACGAAGATGGACGACAGCCTGCTGGCCCGGGCCGGCCGCATTCAGGAACAGCTCGATGCCAATAACTTCTACGATATTGAAACTGAAATCGAGCGGGTCATGAACGGGTTGGGCTTGACCGAAATTGGCAAGGACCACGTGGTGTCTGAGATGAGTGGCGGCCAGCGTTCCAAGATTATCCTGGCGAAAATGCTGCTGGAAAATCCGGATGTCATCCTTCTTGACGAACCGACCAACTACCTTGATACGGCCCATATCGAATGGTTGATTGACTACCTCAACCAGTACCAGGGGGCCGCAATGATTATTTCCCATGACTACGACTTCCTCGAGCGGGTCACTAACACGGTCTGTGACGTCTCCTTTGGCAAAATCACCAAGTACCGGGGGAGCTTCCAACAGGCGATGCGGCAAAAGGAAGAGCGCAAGGAAGCCCAGGAGCGGGAATACGAAAAGCAGCAGGTCGTGATTGAGAAGGCCGAGCGCTTTATCCGGAAAAACAAAGCCGGTTCCAAGTCGACAATGGCCAAGTCGCGGGAAAAGATGCTGGCCCGGATGAAAAAGATTGATCCGCCAGCTGACAACCTCAAGGCGACCTTCCACTTTCCGTATGAGAATACCGGTTCGGCGAACGCCCTGCGGGTCAACGAACTCTCCGTCGGTTATGGGCGGCCCCTGCTGGCCCCGGTGACCTTCTCGATGACGATGGGGGAGAAGCTCCTCTTTACCGGCTTTAACGGGGTCGGTAAGTCAACACTGATTAAGTCAATTCTGAAAAAGATCCCGGCACTCGCGGGGAAGGCTAGTTTCTCGCCATCCGCGAAGATTAACTATTTCGACCAGGACTTAGAGTGGGATGATCCCCAGCTCACCCCGTTGCAAACAATTCAAAATATGTTCCCGACGATGCAGCCGCGGACGATTCGGACGAAATTGGCTCGGGCCGGGATTAACGCCGCCAATACGATGAAGCCCCTCCACCTGCTTTCCGGTGGTGAACAGACGAAAGTCAAGCTGGCAATCTTGGAGTTAACCCCCTGCAACTTCCTAATTATGGACGAACCGACCAACCACCTGGATGATGAAACTAAGGAGGGGCTCAAGAAAGCTCTCCAGGAATTCCCAGGCAACTTGATTCTGGTCAGCCACGAGGAGAGTTTCTATACCGGTTGGCTGGATAAGATTTTAAACGTTGAAAAACTGAGCTTAAAGAACTAG
- the trpX gene encoding tryptophan ABC transporter substrate-binding protein: MKRMYTLIALLLAFLGVAFFSENGGLIKRRVPRVGVLTLMHHPALDQIYKGFVDELAREGYHDGKNIQIEYQNANGDQSNLKTMASKLVNDNCNVIYSITTPAAQAAANSTNKIPIVLGAVTDPKGAGLVKNNRHPGGNISGVSDQSPIKEQLNLVKESMPNLKTLGVIYTSSDASAVAGHQQIQQECKKMGIRLKSYSIANSNDLNQVSEQMLQEVDAVVVPTDNTIAGAMQTLVKNANAANKPVFPAAASMVKQGGLATYSVNQYQLGVRGAKMTVAILKGKKPANMPIQYVRHGDPVLNLKQARRLHIQVPKQFEHEAKTKGEIYQ, encoded by the coding sequence ATGAAGCGAATGTATACCCTGATTGCCCTGCTGCTGGCCTTCCTCGGTGTCGCGTTCTTTAGCGAAAATGGCGGGTTGATCAAACGGCGGGTCCCACGAGTGGGCGTGTTGACCTTGATGCACCACCCCGCCCTCGACCAAATCTATAAGGGATTCGTCGATGAGCTAGCCAGGGAGGGTTACCACGACGGCAAAAATATTCAAATCGAATACCAAAACGCCAACGGTGACCAGAGCAACCTTAAAACCATGGCGTCCAAGCTAGTCAACGATAACTGCAACGTTATTTACAGCATTACGACGCCAGCCGCCCAAGCCGCGGCAAACTCTACCAACAAGATTCCCATCGTTCTGGGCGCCGTCACCGATCCGAAAGGGGCCGGTCTGGTCAAGAACAACCGCCACCCCGGTGGCAACATCAGCGGCGTTTCCGACCAGTCGCCAATCAAGGAGCAGCTCAACCTGGTTAAGGAATCTATGCCCAACCTCAAGACCCTCGGGGTAATTTATACTTCCAGCGACGCCTCCGCAGTCGCGGGTCACCAGCAGATTCAGCAGGAATGCAAGAAGATGGGGATCCGGCTCAAGTCCTACTCAATCGCCAACAGCAACGACCTCAACCAGGTCTCCGAGCAGATGCTCCAGGAAGTCGATGCGGTGGTTGTCCCAACCGATAACACCATCGCTGGCGCCATGCAAACCCTGGTCAAGAATGCTAACGCGGCCAACAAGCCGGTCTTCCCAGCGGCCGCCTCGATGGTTAAGCAGGGTGGCCTCGCCACTTACAGTGTCAACCAGTACCAGCTAGGCGTCCGCGGTGCCAAGATGACCGTCGCCATTCTCAAGGGGAAGAAGCCAGCCAACATGCCAATCCAATACGTCCGGCATGGCGACCCAGTGTTAAACCTCAAGCAGGCCCGTCGGCTCCACATCCAGGTACCCAAGCAATTTGAACACGAAGCCAAGACGAAGGGAGAGATTTATCAATGA
- a CDS encoding ABC transporter permease has translation MNLMVSAIGQGLLWALLGLGLYLTFRILDFCDMTVEGTFPLGAATAVTAISHGINPLLATLLAIGAGMLAGLVTGLLYTKGKIPSLLAGILTMTAIYSVNLRIMGKSNISLLGKPTLFNGRFMTSLPQYFDSVVMGIIVIAVITILMVLFLATDYGQAFIATGDNPTMAKSLGIHTDKMIIVGLMVSNGMVGLCGALIAQNNGYADINMGIGTIVIALASIIIGEVAFGELTLNQRLVAVTLGSIIYRIILLVVLQLGFSANDLNLISSVVLAICMMLPQLEQHLHLKKPILKGVRPHE, from the coding sequence ATGAATCTAATGGTATCAGCAATCGGGCAGGGACTCTTATGGGCACTCCTGGGTCTCGGCCTCTACCTCACCTTCCGGATCCTCGACTTCTGTGATATGACCGTTGAGGGAACCTTCCCCCTCGGTGCAGCCACCGCGGTCACCGCAATTTCACATGGTATTAACCCCCTGCTGGCAACCCTGCTCGCCATCGGTGCCGGGATGCTGGCCGGCCTAGTCACCGGCCTCCTCTACACGAAGGGTAAAATTCCCAGTCTGCTTGCCGGAATTCTGACGATGACCGCCATCTATTCGGTCAATCTCCGAATCATGGGGAAATCGAACATCTCTTTGCTGGGCAAGCCAACCCTCTTTAACGGCCGCTTCATGACCAGCCTGCCCCAGTACTTCGACAGCGTTGTCATGGGAATCATCGTCATTGCGGTTATCACCATCTTGATGGTCCTCTTCCTCGCTACGGATTACGGACAGGCCTTCATCGCAACCGGGGACAACCCGACAATGGCGAAATCACTGGGAATCCACACCGATAAGATGATCATCGTTGGGCTAATGGTTTCCAACGGGATGGTCGGCCTCTGTGGCGCCCTGATTGCCCAAAATAATGGCTACGCCGACATCAACATGGGGATCGGGACCATCGTGATCGCCCTGGCTTCCATCATCATTGGCGAAGTGGCCTTTGGCGAATTAACACTCAACCAGCGGCTAGTCGCGGTGACTCTCGGAAGTATCATTTACCGGATTATCCTGCTGGTCGTCCTCCAGCTCGGCTTCTCTGCTAACGACCTCAACCTGATTTCGTCCGTCGTCCTGGCAATCTGCATGATGCTGCCGCAGCTTGAACAGCACCTCCACCTGAAAAAGCCAATTTTGAAAGGAGTACGTCCGCATGAGTAA
- a CDS encoding ABC transporter ATP-binding protein, with translation MSKPILELKNVQTVVNKGTANETTILKGINLAISEGDFITIVGTNGAGKSTLFNVIGGNLSVDAGQILHNGTDITKSSEEQRTTFLARVFQDPKLGTAPRMTVAENMLLATKRGERRHLVHRKLKANMARFTELAATMNNGLEKRMTTATGALSGGQRQALSFLMATLKRPDILLLDEHTAALDPHTSLNLLHATNERITHDHLTALMITHHLEDALTYGNRLLVLQNGQIKADFRGQDKQNLTVERLYHYFED, from the coding sequence ATGAGTAAGCCGATTTTAGAATTAAAAAACGTGCAAACCGTCGTTAATAAAGGAACCGCCAACGAAACGACGATCCTCAAGGGAATCAACCTCGCCATTAGCGAAGGCGACTTCATTACCATCGTCGGGACAAACGGGGCCGGCAAGTCCACCCTCTTTAACGTCATCGGCGGCAACCTCAGCGTCGACGCAGGACAGATCCTCCACAACGGCACCGACATCACGAAGAGTTCTGAGGAACAGCGGACGACCTTCCTGGCCCGGGTGTTCCAGGACCCCAAGCTCGGTACCGCCCCGCGGATGACCGTTGCCGAAAATATGCTCCTGGCCACAAAGCGTGGTGAACGCCGCCACCTGGTACACCGGAAGCTCAAGGCTAACATGGCCCGCTTCACAGAGCTGGCCGCAACGATGAACAACGGGCTGGAAAAGCGAATGACGACTGCGACTGGTGCCCTATCCGGTGGACAACGGCAAGCCCTGAGCTTCCTGATGGCAACCCTCAAGCGCCCCGACATCCTTCTCCTGGACGAACACACGGCAGCGCTGGACCCGCACACCAGCTTAAACCTGCTGCACGCGACGAACGAGCGGATCACGCACGACCACCTGACCGCCCTGATGATTACCCACCACTTAGAAGACGCCCTTACTTACGGCAACCGGCTGCTTGTCCTTCAAAACGGGCAGATTAAGGCCGATTTTCGGGGCCAGGATAAGCAAAATTTGACGGTCGAAAGGCTCTACCACTATTTTGAAGACTAG
- a CDS encoding MATE family efflux transporter — MNELFEHTSIKKAYFTLALPVVLSMAVTLVYNLVDTFFVSKTGNPDLVAGVSQAAPIFTLMIAIGDIFGLGGSSLISRLFGEHQDRVARNVSGYCFYYSIACGIFVTIVLLLFQTPILHLIGASPATWRFAREYYLVIAWGAPFIIFGLSPTNILRTEGLAVQSMISSMVGTIINIFLNPVFIFTCGLGAAGSALATVTSSVIADLLMVYYLRAKSKKLTTSIHETKISRQLQCQIYAIGIPASITNIMVTFATAMTNRYLIAYGADSVAAMGIAMKANSIIIMIMVGFAFGAQPLIGYAYGAQNEKRFNEVIHFDLLVVISFNVILTVVLLIFAPQVITIFMNRPTIVHEGALMLRWLSLTTTFAGIILVFTTAFQSMGKAAPAFWLSFSRQGLIFSFTIVILAHFFGYTGILAAQACADCLTLVLALIFYKIYQPHFNDQ; from the coding sequence ATGAACGAACTGTTTGAACACACTTCAATTAAAAAAGCTTACTTTACTCTCGCACTGCCGGTAGTCTTGTCAATGGCGGTGACCCTCGTCTACAACCTGGTCGATACCTTTTTCGTTTCCAAGACTGGTAACCCGGACCTGGTCGCCGGAGTTTCCCAGGCGGCACCCATCTTTACCCTGATGATTGCCATCGGAGATATTTTTGGCCTCGGCGGCAGTTCACTGATTTCCCGACTGTTTGGCGAACACCAAGATCGGGTTGCCCGGAACGTCTCCGGCTACTGTTTCTATTACTCCATTGCCTGCGGAATCTTTGTTACCATCGTCTTGTTGCTCTTTCAAACACCGATTCTCCACCTAATCGGTGCCTCACCAGCGACCTGGCGGTTTGCCCGCGAATACTATCTGGTGATTGCCTGGGGTGCGCCGTTCATCATCTTTGGTCTGTCGCCGACGAACATTTTACGAACCGAGGGACTAGCCGTTCAATCCATGATTTCTTCAATGGTCGGGACGATCATTAATATCTTCTTAAACCCGGTCTTTATTTTTACTTGTGGTCTTGGTGCCGCGGGATCCGCCCTCGCTACCGTCACTTCTAGCGTGATTGCTGACCTCCTAATGGTCTACTACCTGCGCGCCAAGAGTAAGAAGCTGACAACCTCGATTCACGAAACCAAAATCAGCCGCCAGCTCCAGTGTCAAATTTACGCCATTGGTATTCCAGCCTCCATCACCAACATCATGGTGACCTTCGCCACGGCGATGACCAACCGTTATTTGATTGCGTATGGTGCCGACAGCGTTGCTGCAATGGGAATTGCTATGAAGGCCAATTCAATCATTATCATGATCATGGTCGGCTTTGCCTTTGGTGCCCAGCCGCTAATCGGTTACGCCTACGGGGCCCAAAATGAAAAACGATTCAATGAAGTAATTCATTTTGACCTGCTAGTGGTAATTAGTTTTAACGTTATCTTAACGGTCGTCTTGTTAATCTTCGCTCCGCAGGTCATTACCATTTTCATGAACCGTCCAACAATCGTTCATGAAGGAGCACTAATGCTGCGGTGGCTGTCGTTAACCACAACTTTTGCGGGAATCATTCTAGTCTTTACGACTGCTTTTCAGTCGATGGGCAAGGCCGCGCCCGCTTTTTGGCTTTCTTTTAGTCGTCAAGGACTAATTTTTAGCTTTACCATCGTGATCTTGGCACACTTCTTTGGCTACACTGGAATTCTCGCTGCCCAGGCCTGTGCAGATTGCCTGACGCTGGTATTAGCACTGATCTTTTATAAAATCTACCAACCTCATTTCAATGATCAATGA
- a CDS encoding dipeptide epimerase — MSDDLTITDLTTSIERIPLKRPFVTHLHTVKAIQAVQATVVLQNGVTGVGAATPNEVVTGDTLVTLRSIIEEVIKPQVVGKSLSTPEPLLTAIQNSIQNNQPAKAAVDIAIHNALAELYHCPLTSLLGGAKATMATDYTISIGAPDRMAAEAQRLVQAGFHSLKVKIGNGTVDQDVATLTKISQAVGSQISLRVDVNQGWTYQQARYGLRLLAVAPLNLDFVEQPLPANQLDNLAHLRRSSPLPIMVDESVFTPDDALAVIKAGAADLVNIKLMKSGGLYPANQINQLCQAAGIPCMVGCMIEAPESLAAAVAFANAHQNVRFIDLDSVYMAKQFPTDGQLAHEGARLWLKA, encoded by the coding sequence TTGAGCGATGATTTAACTATTACTGACCTTACGACCAGCATTGAAAGGATCCCATTAAAACGTCCGTTCGTGACCCACTTGCATACGGTTAAAGCAATTCAGGCGGTTCAGGCTACCGTTGTTTTGCAAAATGGAGTCACCGGGGTTGGTGCGGCAACGCCGAACGAAGTAGTAACCGGTGATACGCTGGTAACCCTACGGAGCATTATTGAAGAGGTTATTAAGCCGCAGGTGGTCGGTAAATCACTAAGTACGCCTGAACCATTGCTGACCGCTATTCAGAATAGTATTCAAAATAACCAGCCTGCTAAAGCAGCGGTTGATATTGCCATTCACAATGCTCTGGCAGAGCTTTACCATTGCCCGTTGACTAGTCTGCTTGGCGGGGCCAAGGCAACGATGGCCACTGATTATACCATCAGCATTGGTGCTCCCGACCGGATGGCTGCCGAAGCTCAACGGCTTGTTCAGGCTGGGTTTCATTCACTTAAGGTTAAAATTGGCAACGGGACGGTTGACCAGGATGTCGCGACCTTGACAAAAATTAGCCAAGCAGTCGGCTCACAGATTAGTTTGCGGGTCGATGTCAATCAGGGATGGACGTACCAGCAAGCGCGTTATGGTCTACGGTTGTTAGCTGTAGCACCATTAAATTTAGACTTCGTTGAACAGCCATTGCCAGCGAACCAGCTTGATAATTTAGCACACTTGCGGCGGTCTTCTCCACTGCCGATTATGGTTGACGAAAGCGTCTTTACTCCAGACGATGCCTTAGCGGTGATTAAAGCGGGTGCGGCAGACTTAGTAAATATTAAGCTGATGAAGAGTGGGGGACTTTACCCCGCTAATCAAATTAACCAACTTTGTCAAGCAGCGGGTATCCCTTGTATGGTTGGCTGCATGATTGAAGCACCGGAAAGCTTAGCGGCGGCGGTTGCCTTTGCCAATGCTCACCAGAATGTCCGCTTTATCGACTTGGATTCCGTCTACATGGCTAAGCAGTTTCCAACTGACGGTCAGCTTGCTCATGAGGGCGCTCGACTATGGTTGAAGGCCTAA
- a CDS encoding peptide MFS transporter, whose translation MNTSNMDTAFFGHPRGLSTLFFTETWERFSYYGMRAILLFYMYYAVSKGGLGINQTIAASIMAIYGSMVYLSSVVGGWLADRLWGARRTVLYGGILIMFGHIALSLPFAKGALFASIGLIVVGTGLLKPNISDMVGGLYSETDRRRDAGFSIYLFGINLGAAIAPWAVPWAASGFGFHLFGNQTNFHAGFSLAAFGMFCGLVQYVLDGKKYLSKDSLYPNDPLTEQRTPIIAKSLLVIGTFIVLLLILAAFNQLTITNLITIITIIAIALPLYYFIWMLNSKKVTLVEKKRVIAYIPLFISAVIFWIIDESGSVVLALFAEQRTILHLGSWHFTAANFQTLNPLFMMLLTPLFATLWDHLKKRPSAPVMFVAALVFAGLSYAFMALPGLIYGTTAGRVSPFWLVGSWFIVELGEVSLSPVGLSITSHLAPQAFKSQMMSMYFLADAAGQAVNAQIVKFYSSATEVPYFLTIGAISIGVGIILLFFAKPINRLITRTTN comes from the coding sequence ATGAATACTTCAAACATGGATACAGCTTTCTTTGGCCATCCTCGTGGTCTCTCAACCCTGTTCTTTACAGAAACGTGGGAACGGTTTAGCTACTACGGAATGCGTGCTATTCTCTTATTTTACATGTACTATGCAGTCAGTAAGGGTGGCTTGGGAATAAATCAAACTATTGCTGCTTCTATCATGGCCATCTATGGGTCAATGGTTTACTTGTCTAGCGTTGTTGGCGGCTGGCTAGCTGATCGGCTTTGGGGTGCCCGCCGAACGGTACTTTATGGTGGTATCTTGATTATGTTTGGCCATATTGCCCTATCGCTTCCCTTTGCTAAGGGAGCCTTGTTTGCCTCGATCGGTTTAATTGTGGTCGGAACCGGTTTGCTTAAGCCCAACATTTCCGATATGGTCGGCGGACTATACAGCGAAACGGATCGTCGGCGAGACGCCGGTTTTAGTATTTACCTATTTGGTATCAATTTAGGTGCCGCAATTGCTCCATGGGCGGTTCCCTGGGCGGCATCCGGTTTTGGCTTTCACCTTTTTGGCAATCAAACCAACTTCCACGCTGGATTCTCACTAGCTGCGTTTGGAATGTTTTGTGGCTTGGTCCAATACGTGCTCGACGGTAAAAAATATTTAAGCAAGGACAGTCTCTACCCAAATGATCCGCTAACGGAGCAACGAACACCAATAATAGCAAAATCTCTTCTTGTCATCGGTACATTTATTGTGTTATTGCTGATTTTAGCGGCGTTTAACCAGCTTACTATTACTAACCTAATTACGATTATCACCATCATCGCAATCGCCCTGCCACTCTACTATTTCATCTGGATGCTTAACTCTAAGAAAGTAACGTTAGTGGAAAAGAAACGAGTAATCGCATATATTCCCTTATTCATTTCCGCAGTAATTTTTTGGATTATCGATGAATCGGGCTCAGTTGTTTTAGCCTTGTTTGCGGAACAACGCACTATCCTTCACTTAGGCAGTTGGCACTTTACTGCTGCTAACTTTCAAACGCTTAATCCGCTCTTTATGATGCTACTAACCCCATTGTTTGCAACTCTGTGGGACCATCTTAAAAAACGTCCTAGTGCTCCAGTAATGTTTGTGGCCGCACTTGTTTTTGCCGGGTTGTCATATGCTTTCATGGCTCTTCCAGGACTAATTTATGGAACAACGGCGGGACGGGTATCACCATTCTGGCTGGTCGGTTCATGGTTCATCGTTGAACTAGGGGAAGTTTCGCTTTCGCCAGTGGGACTGTCAATTACTAGTCACCTAGCACCCCAGGCTTTTAAGTCTCAAATGATGAGCATGTACTTCCTAGCTGATGCTGCTGGGCAGGCGGTGAACGCGCAAATCGTTAAATTTTACTCGTCAGCAACTGAGGTTCCTTACTTTCTAACAATTGGCGCCATTAGTATCGGTGTAGGAATTATCCTACTCTTCTTTGCTAAACCTATTAACCGGCTAATAACCCGGACGACTAATTAG
- a CDS encoding class A beta-lactamase-related serine hydrolase, whose translation MQTFEKQLKATWQEIMENYNNAAAIAVQPLWDDHEEVGFTNYPNLRYETASTVKVAVLTLLLHTTGGCLDQAQQDLASRMICNSDNKATTTILENYLGGMLALTAVYHGLKMNNTTASTWWGTTLTVPHDQLKLLRLIYQQTDNDYLTDQSRRYIRHLMANINYQQQWGISAGSPRFFLKNGWRRASDNQKWEVHSIGYIPNGYHSYLIAIYTRNNRNFNSGVSYVEKLAKATRQILEKGEWDRTSLPSS comes from the coding sequence ATGCAAACATTTGAAAAACAATTAAAGGCCACTTGGCAGGAAATTATGGAAAACTACAATAATGCCGCTGCCATCGCTGTGCAACCACTTTGGGATGACCATGAAGAAGTCGGCTTTACTAACTATCCTAATCTCCGCTATGAAACCGCTAGTACAGTCAAAGTTGCAGTTTTAACCCTTTTGCTTCACACAACTGGTGGCTGCTTGGATCAAGCTCAGCAGGACTTAGCATCCCGCATGATTTGCAATAGTGACAACAAGGCTACCACGACCATTCTGGAAAATTACCTCGGTGGAATGTTAGCACTAACGGCTGTCTATCACGGCTTAAAAATGAACAACACTACGGCTTCCACTTGGTGGGGTACTACACTGACGGTCCCACATGACCAATTAAAGCTACTGCGGTTAATTTACCAGCAAACAGACAATGACTACCTCACTGACCAATCTCGCAGGTACATTAGACATCTAATGGCCAACATAAATTATCAACAACAGTGGGGAATTTCAGCAGGCAGTCCCCGCTTCTTTCTCAAAAACGGCTGGCGACGGGCTAGTGATAACCAGAAGTGGGAAGTGCACAGCATTGGCTACATTCCGAATGGCTATCATAGTTACCTAATTGCTATTTATACCCGTAATAACCGCAATTTTAATTCAGGCGTTAGCTATGTTGAAAAATTAGCTAAGGCTACTCGGCAAATTCTAGAAAAGGGAGAGTGGGACAGAACTAGCTTGCCTAGTTCGTAG